Below is a window of Panthera leo isolate Ple1 chromosome B4, P.leo_Ple1_pat1.1, whole genome shotgun sequence DNA.
atagtTTTAATACCATTATAAATAGTATtgggtttttaatttcaatttccaaggttttttgtttgtaatACAGTTTTGTTGTAGAAGTGTGGTTGATTTTTGTTTACTGATGTTGTCTCTTGTGATCTTGAgaagttctagtagctttttaaatatattccttaggattttctatttagatgatcATGTATCAttgaataaagacaattttacttttccttttacaatctttatgctttttatttctttttcttgccttagtGTGCTGCTTAGGATCTTATATACAATGTTGCGATAGAAGTGTTGAGAATGGACATCATTGCgttttttccagttttagtgAGGGAAAACATTGAGCCTTTAAACATTAAGTGTGATGTTCAGTATGGGTCtttatagatgccctttatcgGGTTGAGAAAAATCCTTCTTTTCCTCATATGGAGAGATTCTATCacgaatgggtgttgaattttgttagaTGCTGTTTTCTGTACTTATTAAGATGatcatttggtttttcttttttagtcataTAATGAATTATATTGAATGACTTTAAATGTTGTACCAATCTTTCATTCCTGGGCTAAACTTCACTTGGTTATGGttactttatctatctatctatctatctatctatctattgtttatttatttttgagagaaagacagacagacacagagcatgagcaggggaaaggcagagagagagagagggagacccagaactcaaagcaggctcaggctctgcgctgtcagcacagagctcaatgctgggctcgaactcacaaacggcgagatcatgacctgagccgaagttggacgcttaatcgactgagccacttaggcgccccatgatatattattttttttttaatgtattgtttggatttgatttgctaaaattttgttgtggattttttacatctttgtttattAGGGATACTGGCCTATAGATTTATAATATCTTTGTCGGGTTTTGGTTTCAGAGTAATGCCTGCAACAGAGTGGGTTTGgtagtattccctcctcttcagtttttgggAAGAATACCTTAGaataggtattatttcttttctttttttttaacttgttttattttttattttttaaaatttacatccaaattagcatatagcgcaacaatgatttcaggagtagattccttggtgccccttacccattcagcccatccccccctcccacatcccctccagtaaccctcagtttgttctccatatttatgagtctcttctgttttgtccccctccctgtttttatattatttttgtttcccttcccttatgttcatctgttttgtctcttaaagtcctcatatgagtgaagtcatacgatttttgtctgactaatttcacttagcataatacccttcagtgccatccacatagttgcaaatggcaagatttcattctttttgattgctgagtaatagtccattgtgtgtgtgtgtgtgtgtgtgtgtgtgtgtgtgcgcgcgcgcgcgcatgtgtatacatacaccacatcatctttatccattcatccatcaatggacatttgggctctttccatgctttggctattgatagtgctgctataaacattggggtgtatgtgtccctccaaaacagcacacctatatcccatggataaataccaagtagtgcaattgctgggtcatagggtagttctatttttagctttttgaggaacctccatgctgttttccagagtggctgcaccagcttgcattcccagaataggtattatttcttaatgttaGAATTTACTAGTGAAATCATCTAGATATgggattttctttgtgaaaagatTTCTCACTGTATTCAATTTCTGTGCTTGATAGATAGGGctgtttaatttctctctttttgagtaagctttggtagtttgtatctttCAAGGGATTTGCCCATTTCACCtaaattattgaatttatttgcacatagtatataatattcctttattatacaCACTGCTACACTAGTGTGGTGATGTCACTTCTCTCATTCCTGGTATTGTTATTTTGTTGAGCTTTTTGAGAGTCAGCTTTTGGTTTAATTGATTctgttgtctttctgttttctatttttgacccttgttatttccttccttctgcttaccCTGGATGTAATTagttccttttctagtttctaaagGCTTGTTGTTTAGAAACctgtcttttttataaatttttttttaatgtttatttatttttgagacagagagagacagagcatgaatgggggaggggcagagagacagggagacacagaatccgaagcaggctccaggctctgagctgtccgcacagatcctgacgcggggctcgaactcacagacccgtgagatcatgacctgagctgaacttggacgcttaaccaactgagccacccaggcgccccacctgtcttcttttttaatttaatcttttaatgctataaatttcctgtTAAGCACTGCattagctgcatcccacaaattttgatatgttttcactttcatttagttcaaaatgttttctaatttctcttatgatttcttctttgaaccatGGGTTACTTTTCTGTTAGtggtttctagtttaattctgttgtgatcacaaaacatactttatatgatttcagtctttaaattgattaagatttttttatggcCCAGATTATAGTCTGTTTTGGTGAATGTTTCACATACATTTGAAAAGTAGGTGTATATTCTGCCATTGCCGCTGGTAGTATTCTAAAAATATCAGTTAGGTCTACTTGGCTGGGAGTGTGGTTCAAGTTTTCTATACCCTTACTAATTTTCTATTTAATCAGTTATTATTAGAGTGATATGGAAATCTACAGCTATATTTGTggattcttctatttcttctcctgATTCTATTTGTCTTCATAGATTTTGAAATTGTGTTATTAATTGTATATACATTTGTTATTGTAGCTTTTTGATGAATTGACACCTTTATCtttatgaagtctttttttttttttttttttttgtaatgtttacttatttttgagagagagagggagagcagaggaggggcagagagagagggagacagagaatcccaagcaggctctgtactatcagtgcTGAgtcttatgtggggcttgaacccatgaacagtgagattatgacctgagctgaaagcaagagtcagacacttaactgactgagccaaccaggcacccctgaagtcttCTTATTTATTGCTGGTAATATTTCTTATTCTGAAGGATAATTTGTCTAGTATTAATATAGCCTATCCAGACTTATTTTGATTATCGTTTACATGATCTGTTTatgttcctttacttttttttttaagtttatttatttattttgagagagagagagagagagagagagagagtgagtgcaggagagacagagagagagggagagagagaatctcaagcaggctttgcactgtcagcagagtccaatgtgaggctctagcttatgaaccatgagattatgacctgagccaaaaccaagagttggatgcttaactgactgagccacccaggtgcccctcttttcttttactttttttttaattttttttttaatttttttaatttttattttttttttaaatttttttttttaacgtttatttatttttgagacagagagagacagagcatgaacgggggaggggcagagagagagggagacacagaatccgaagcaggctccaggctctgagccatcagcccagagcccgacgcggggctcaaactcgcggaccgcgagatcgtgacctgagctgaagtcggacgctcaaccaactgagccacccaggcacccctcttttcttttacttttaatctatctgtgtctttattttatttttttattttattttttttaacgtttatttatttttgagacagagagagacacagcatgaacgggggaggggcagagagagaggggaacacagaatcagaagcaggctccaggctctgagccatcagcccagagcccgacgcggggctcaaactcgcggaccgcgagatcgtgacctgagcgaagtcggacgcttaaccgactgagccacccaggcgcccctctgtgtctttatatttcaaGTGGGTTTCTTAGAAGTAGAATTTTACTTTTGGGTTTTACTTTTTTGTCCAatctgacttttcatttcagtCAAGCCATCTTAAATGctgtttcctttgatttttggTACTTTCATTTTTCTACCATTTGCTCTTAGCTTACTTTTTCCATGAAATTTAACTTGATTATAGTCATTTTGACTATAGCACatagttatacacacacacacacacacacacacacacacacacacacacagctaataGTTTCCCTGTTAGCACAACTATATATAACCATAGATGGCTGGATATATGTTAatgttatatttgtatttatgggtAATTTTTTGTCTACATCTCCTGCTCTAGACTATTTTCTCTTCATCAGGAATACATCTTTTGTAGTTTTCCACATGATCTCTAATACAGTATTCTTAATACAGTGTGTGGGTACTCAGTTGCTGTCTGATGAAATATATCTTACTAATTATGTCCACAGCTTCTTGAAGGTGTTCAGGTTTTTTTTGAATGGTACTTTATTTATGGTAGTTTTGGGGAAGGTCCACTGGTAAATTTCTCAGTGATTCTTAGAAGTTTTATTCCCAGAGTTTAGCTATCAAGTTATGTGAGTTTATTCAATTTTCACTTTATTTGATAGGGTCACAGGTAGAGTAAGTTGTTTCTTATTATCAAATTCTTAATCAAGGTCAGCAGTGGCTTTATGATGCCAGGGTGTTGCCTCACTTCATTCAGTCCTGAACCTTCATACATTTAATTAATGGCCTCCCCCAAAGTGGGTGGGTTGGAAGTGTAGGTAGTGTGACTGTATGCATTCGATGCCGAAATAGCCCAGTGGCCAAAAACATTGGTGATTAGATTATCTCAAGTCTGGAAATCTAAAGTTAATATTGTTACTGTGAAATTTGTGAattgctttttgccttttcctaATCCTGGTGATCCTACTTACTTTGGGAAGGCAATTCAAAGATTCTTCCTAGGTTTGAGCTTAATGCTGAGATTGGGTGCCagaactatttaaatttttagtgtGGGAGGTAGATAATGAGGAAACCCAGGACACTGGGTGTGCAGTTAAATCGAACTTTTAGTTCCTTATGTTTTGCCTTTGCCTGAATgactatttttatattcatttgtgCTGAGGTTGATTTTAATAGATAACCATGTGGTTCCTGCTACTTCCTGTTTGATAATATTACAGgtatgaaaacaaattaaactaGCTTAGCTATTACATCATATTCACCTGACGTCATGGGGCTTTGAACATGTTCTTTGAAGGATACCCATTTtgcaaatccattttttttccgTATTCTCAACAGCAGTTTGCATTAGATATCTCCTTCGTAAATAGTTGTTGAGGACCTGATTCTGAGTGGCTTTGCCCTGCACAGCAGCCCCTACAGTATCTCCTGTTGGCCTTTAGGGTTGCTAGTACTCAGGAAGCAAGTATATCATCTGTGCCCTTATGTATAGCATTTGTGTACAGGATGTTTTCCCTTTCAGTCTTCCTCAGTTGGCATGAAAAACATCAGAAGTGATGGAACATTCTTTCTGTTATAACTCTTTCCAAAACACATCATTTTAGCAGTGTTACAGAGTCCCTAACAGTTGTATTTGGGTTatctgttatttttctcattaattcaACCTTAATAGCTTCATTGaaactatttatatatatctaaaatTCATATACTAGCCTAGTTTCTCCTACTGATTCCTTTTCATATCCTTTATCAATAAATTTTGGAGTGCCCAAAGATCAGTCCTtggttctctcttcttttctgtcccattttccaagatagtgattttatccagtctcatggctttaaatatctTCTGTATGCTGATGGCTCCCaactctcttttttgttgttgttgttgtttaacttttatttcattatcataATCTTCACTCTGAATCCAGCTAGACTTGGAGGGGAGTAAGGAAAACATGGAACCCGTGAAACTGCTGCAAGAACACAAACATTATAGGAGATTTTGACAGATGGAGGTGGAGGGGTGCTTTCCCAAGCTACAGAAGGAATGGTCTAGTAGTTAAGGTAAAACACAAGTCAAATTTTTTAGATTTGTCCACAGTCAGCAGTGGTGATCTTCTTGCTGGTCTTGCCATTTCTGGACCCAAAATGCCTCATGGCTTCCACAATATTCATGCCCTCCTTCAACTTGCCAGACACCACGTGCTTGCCATCCAACCACTCAGTCTTAGCAGTGCACGTGAAAAACTCGGAACCGTTTGTGTTGGGTCCAGCATTTGCCATGGACAAGATGCCAGGACCTGTGTGCTTCAGGATGAAACTCTCATCATCAAATTTCTCCCCATAGATGGACCTGCTGCCAGTGCCATCATGACATGTGAAGTCACCACCCTGGCACATAAATCCTGGAATAATCCTGTGAAAGCAGGAACCTTTATAACCAAGTCCTTTCTCCCCAATGCTTAGAGCATGGAAGTTCTCTGCTATTTTTGGAACTTTGTCTGCAAACAGCTTGAAGGAGATGGAGCCCAAGGGCTCACCATCCATGGAGATGTTGAACATGCTGGGGTTGACCATGGCTGGGCAGCATGGGTGGCTCCAGGATGGTGGCATCTGCAAagccccaattctttttttttttttaactttatttatttattttgagagagagctagagagagcaccagcacctgtgtgggggaggggcagagagagggagagagagaatcccaagcaggctccatgctgtcagtgcagagcctgatgaagggctcaatgTCACAAACTCAGACCTGagactcatgacctgagctgaaatcaagagtctgaccttaactgactgagtgacctaGGCATCCCTGATAGCTCCCCGTTTAATCTCTGGCCAAGCCCTGTTCCTTGATCTCCAGAACTGTATATCCAGCTCCAACTGTATATCCACATGTCTAATAGGCAACCCTAACTTAATATGTCTCTAACTGAGCTTCTAATGGTCCGCCACAAACCAGCTTCTCCTGCAGCCTTCCCTATCTCAGTTAATGCGAGCTCCATTCTTCTCATTGCTTGGGCCAGAAACCTTGGTCCCattcttgattcttctctttgtctcacaCCCAGCGTATGGTCTCTCAGCAAATCCTGTtagctctgtctcccaaaatgtGTCCACATTTGACCATTTATCACCATTCCTTCTGCCACCATCCTGCTCCATGTGACCACCCTTTGCCTGGTTTTTTGAAGTCACTTCTTAActagtctccctgcttctgctttgCTTCCCTACTGTCTTTTGTTAGCACATTGCCAGAGTAACCCTGTTAAAATTTCACTTAGTTCTTACAATTTTTCTGTTGAAAACCTTCCAACAGTTTCCCATCTTACCCAGAAAAAAAGCTAAAGACCTTAACTATTACGTATAAGAACGTGTGTGATCTGATCCTCCATTACACctccattctcattttcttttgttctcttccttgTTCACTCTGTTCCAGCCACGTGGCCTTTTTGCTGTTCCTTGAACATGCCTTTCCTTCAAAGCCCTTATACTTGCTGTTCAGTCTCTGTAGAATTCTCTTGCTGGTATCAGCAAAGCTAGCTTTCTcactttgggttttttctttctgaaacctTCCCTGGCTAACTTACTTGTTTTCCTGTCTCCTGCACTGGAATGTCAACTTTATGAGGGTGgagattttgtcttgttttgtgtaCTACAGAATTCTGAGCACCTAGAAGTACTGTAGATAGTAGATgtccacatatttaaaaataaatgaatgaataaatgatactCATTCTCATAATACCTCTTAAAAAAGCAGATAGTAAGCTAACAGCACTACTAGATGTCAAGTtatgttgaaagaaagaaggatggaaggattgAAAGGCTGGAGGGAAAGTAaggatttgaaaataatttgaaatttctcaaaatatagGGCAATCCTATAAATGTATGAATAGCAGTActactttatttaaataactattttaatatttttccatggAGCCCACAAAAATTAGTTACTACCATCAGTAGGAAACAGATTTGAACATCCAGCTGTGGTTTGAACCAGGAGATAAAGTTCTGCTCTCGATTAAGAACTGTGGACAAGTATTTCAGATGTCACTGAATCATTGTGTAGTTGAAGAAGGGTAACAATATGTCTTGGTTTTCCAGGAAGAGTCttggtttcattgttttgttaattattaaTAGGGTGGGTTTTTAATTCTCTCAAGAGTCCAGGTCCGAATGGTAAGTTATAAGGGCACCCTATAATCAAGGTGCTTGCTTCTGGCTAGTGATTGTAGCAGAAATTGAAATTCATGCATCCTAAGAAATTGTGACTTCCCAAACCCCTATTCTGGTGACTAGTTGCTTTGAGAGACCCCACCTTTCAGGGTGGCACTAGTAAAACCTTGATTATCTGGCATATAACTGGAGACCTTAAGAAAATGGTGAGTTTTTTTCTGTGCCAGTATAAGTACATgtagaaaatacatgtatattacactatatgtataTTATTCTCTAACTTAATGTTCTGTGTTATTGTAGATAGATGTACTTCATTTTATCAACTTAATTTCTGTGTTTTGtcaattttcaaaaaatcagtataaaaaaaacaacatatagGAAACTTGCCCATATGAAACCATAAGATAAGCAAAAAGAATGCTTTTGATATCTTAATCACAGCTAAAGAGCGCAAGATACATGGCTTACTATTTATGGTATAGAAATCCTTACATTGGGTTTCCACATtagcaaaaaagtaaataactcaGGCCAACTTGCCAAAATCTGGTCTAAAGGGAATTTTTGAAGAGAACTCATCACCATAAACACATGTACTCTATGCAGAAATTCTCttaagacagaaaataaggaaatgcaaagaagcaaaaagaaaaattcttcatgGTAAAATGACTCAATCACTGGTAACCATGcatttcatatttctcttttaataagtTTTGTTAGTTTGCCTATTTTTATATGGTCTTA
It encodes the following:
- the LOC122224926 gene encoding peptidyl-prolyl cis-trans isomerase A-like gives rise to the protein MPPSWSHPCCPAMVNPSMFNISMDGEPLGSISFKLFADKVPKIAENFHALSIGEKGLGYKGSCFHRIIPGFMCQGGDFTCHDGTGSRSIYGEKFDDESFILKHTGPGILSMANAGPNTNGSEFFTCTAKTEWLDGKHVVSGKLKEGMNIVEAMRHFGSRNGKTSKKITTADCGQI